Proteins found in one Solitalea lacus genomic segment:
- a CDS encoding peptidoglycan DD-metalloendopeptidase family protein → MTLLENLAKIDKAPLVDFNPATDRMMEVNFDEIGAELSEDVIAETKSFTEWVEKKRISAGAKFGIGGYDEYREIYSRSEHFNGTEPRRLHLGVDIWGPAGTAVYAPLAGTVHSFKNNNNFGDYGPAIVLKHKIGNAVIHTLYGHLSLSSLENLEEGQKIEKGQKIAEFGLDRENGGWPPHLHFQLIRDMGSFKGDYPGVCKLSERGIYLANCPDPALLIQFQ, encoded by the coding sequence ATGACTTTACTAGAGAACTTAGCTAAAATTGACAAAGCCCCGTTAGTTGACTTTAATCCGGCTACCGATCGGATGATGGAGGTGAATTTTGATGAAATTGGTGCCGAGTTGAGTGAAGATGTAATTGCTGAAACAAAAAGCTTTACAGAATGGGTTGAGAAAAAACGGATAAGCGCAGGTGCCAAATTTGGTATCGGCGGCTATGATGAATATCGCGAAATTTATAGTCGAAGTGAGCATTTTAATGGTACCGAACCACGTCGTTTGCACTTAGGAGTTGATATATGGGGCCCAGCCGGGACAGCTGTTTACGCTCCTTTAGCTGGCACTGTTCATAGTTTTAAAAACAATAACAATTTTGGTGATTACGGCCCAGCCATTGTGTTAAAGCATAAAATTGGGAATGCTGTAATTCATACCCTGTACGGGCATTTATCTTTAAGCAGCCTGGAAAATCTTGAAGAAGGACAAAAGATTGAGAAAGGTCAAAAAATAGCTGAATTTGGGTTGGATCGTGAGAATGGAGGATGGCCTCCTCACTTGCATTTTCAACTGATTCGAGACATGGGGAGCTTTAAAGGTGATTACCCTGGTGTTTGTAAACTATCAGAAAGGGGAATTTACTTGGCCAATTGCCCTGACCCGGCCCTGCTAATTCAATTCCAATAG